TCAAGACCTTTAGTTGCCACATCTTCACGTAACACATTCGAAACTTCAATTGCATGGCTGGTTGGTTCGACATTACTAGTATCTAGTGTATTTAATTGCTCCACTAGCTCAATAATTTTACCAAGTTGACCAGCGAAAGCAGTTGCTTCGTTTTCTGAAACTTCTAATTTGGCAAGATTTGCTACTTTTTCTACGGTTTCTTTTGATATATTTGACAAAATGCCATCCTCCTTTTTAATGAAACGTTCTATGTAACAATGCTTCCCGCCTGATTAAATGGGAAGAACTGTTCTCTTCTGCATAATTATACAACAGGAGAGAACAATTCGCATTGTTTTTTATTAATCGTAAATATGAGCGGTTGCTGCATCTTCGTTTGCTTTTCTTGTAATTAAAGCAGCAGGACCGTCCGTGGTAGAAATATTTACTTGCAAATCAGCGGTTTTTGGAATGTGCTGACCAACTAGATCTGTTACATATTGCGTAAAACCGATGATTTCCGCTTGACCATAAAATTGTAGTGGAATGTCAATATTAAGTTCTGCTAATTGACCATCTTCATATCTACCGCGACCAACGACACCAGTAAAGTTTGGATAGTAATCTTCAATCGATTTTTTGAAATTAAGAAAACTATCATTGTCGGTTTTGTGATCTTTAGCAGATTCCGTCGACGGTAATACATAGTTTTTCTCATCTATTGTCTTCCATTTAGAAAGGCTGTCTCCATTTGCTGTTGTATAAGAGATAAAATTCCCTGGAGCAACGGCATCACGTTCACCCTGTTTATATATTGCAATCGTAACAGGTACATTTTCTAAACCTTTTGTTTGGCGAATTCGATTTAATACTGTAGCAGACATTTCTTTACCTTGTTCTAACAAAACATCATCGCTAATTGGTTGTTCATATGTGTCACCGTACTGTTCTTTTTGATAGTAATCAACTGAATTCATTGCAAGCGCAATCGAAATCCCACCAAGTGCAACCGTATCTTTATCTGTTTGCTTCAAATAAT
The nucleotide sequence above comes from Listeria ivanovii subsp. londoniensis. Encoded proteins:
- the gatC gene encoding Asp-tRNA(Asn)/Glu-tRNA(Gln) amidotransferase subunit GatC, which gives rise to MSNISKETVEKVANLAKLEVSENEATAFAGQLGKIIELVEQLNTLDTSNVEPTSHAIEVSNVLREDVATKGLDRKEVLKNAPDEQDGMFKVPTIMEQ
- a CDS encoding CamS family sex pheromone protein gives rise to the protein MKKIIIAALGLTLILSGCAPKLDSNDKVVQKDDSKAETGIMTKNQISANYYKTVLPYKPSKSRGLVVSNIYSRYDINELESGLMRISQNEYSSDDYLFQEGQYLDKDTLQKWLDRKSKDNPNGLNPESNGNGKDRKPIYLAHILEQDYLKQTDKDTVALGGISIALAMNSVDYYQKEQYGDTYEQPISDDVLLEQGKEMSATVLNRIRQTKGLENVPVTIAIYKQGERDAVAPGNFISYTTANGDSLSKWKTIDEKNYVLPSTESAKDHKTDNDSFLNFKKSIEDYYPNFTGVVGRGRYEDGQLAELNIDIPLQFYGQAEIIGFTQYVTDLVGQHIPKTADLQVNISTTDGPAALITRKANEDAATAHIYD